One window from the genome of Anomalospiza imberbis isolate Cuckoo-Finch-1a 21T00152 chromosome 13, ASM3175350v1, whole genome shotgun sequence encodes:
- the RBPMS2 gene encoding RNA-binding protein with multiple splicing 2 isoform X2 → MDWCQASLDFCNLCLSGPRYLVHVWIPALQLQTNKVRTLFVSGLPVDIKPRELYLLFRPFKGYEGSLIKLTSKQPVGFVTFDSRAGAEAAKNALNGIRFDPENPQTLRLEFAKANTKMAKSKLMATPNPTNIHPALGAHFIARDPYDLTGAALIPASPEAWAPYPLYTTELTPAIPHAAFTYPAAAAAAAALHAQMRWYPPSEATQQGWKSRQFC, encoded by the exons ATGGACTGGTGCCAGGCATCTCTTGACTTCTGTAATCTCTGCTTGAGTGGACCTAGATACCTCGTGCATGTGTGGATTCCAGCTCTACAGCTGCAAACAAATAAG GTACGGACGCTGTTTGTCAGTGGCCTTCCTGTGGATATCAAACCCAGAGAGCTCTACCTTCTCTTCCGGCCATTCAAG gGTTATGAGGGGTCACTAATCAAGCTGACTTCAAAGCAG CCAGTGGGTTTTGTGACCTTTGATAGCCGGGCTGGCGCTGAAGCAGCGAAGAACGCCTTGAAT GGCATCCGCTTCGACCCTGAGAACCCCCAGACCTTGCGGTTAGAATTTGCTAAAGCCAACACAAAGATGGCCAAGAGCAAGCTGATGGCCACACCGAACCCCACCAACATCCACCCTGCCTTGGGTGCACATTTCATTGCACGGGACCCCT ATGACCTGACTGGAGCGGCTCTCATCCCAGCGTCCCCGGAAGCGTGGGCTCCCTACCCACTGTACACCACGGAGCTGACCCCTGCCATCCCCCACGCCGCCTTCACGTACCCggcggctgctgctgcggcCGCCGCTCTTCACGCTCAG